The Christiangramia salexigens genome includes the window AGAAAACAAAGATTTTTTCGTAGATCTCCAATTCAATAAAACAAGCGCCCAGTATATGTCCTGCTTTCCGAAGTTTAAAGCGAATGTTAGGTGCAAGCTCTATCCATGTATTCACATCTGTGGTTTTAAAAAGTCTAAGGGTTTCCATGACATCCTCATCTGTATATAACGGGAGAGCGGGGTGATGCTTGGAATAAGATTTTTTATTGGCTCGTTCAGCCTCTTCTTCCTGTATTTTCGCAGTATCTTTCAATATGATTTCGGCAATTGCAAGACTTGGTGCATTACCCAAAATACTTCCTGTAAACCCCTGTTGAATCAATCTTGGTAAATAGCCGGTATGATCCAGATGGCCATGAGTGAGCAGGACATAATCAAGTTGAGCAACATCTATTGGCAGATCTTCCCAGTTATGATTCCTGAGTTCCTTAAGACCCTGAAAAAGACCACAGTCTATAAGAATCTTTAACGAGCTGGTTTCAATATAATATTTTGAACCGGTCACGGTGCCAGCTGCTCCCAAGAACTGTATTTTAACTTTATTCTTCATGTAGTTTACTTTGTTTGCATAACATCCTGAATTCAGCTAGAATCTTTGTTTTTCTCTTACTTGAGATCCCCTGATGATCCAGTAAAAAGTCTTTTTTAAGCAGCTGGTTACCCAGAACAATTTTGCGATCCAGTAAAAACTGTTTTTCGGTTCTGCTTAAAAGAGTAGAGGTAGTAATGGGGTATAGTCCCAGTCGGTCAATTCGGTCTTTTAAACTATTGTCCTGCGGGTAATTCCAGCTAATAAGATATAAACCCATACATTTTGCATATTGAATGGCATCTCTACTAAATCTGGTATTGGTAATTACCCAACCGGGACCATATGAATAATCTGCTTTAGTATTTGAATTATGAATATCGAGATATCGGGAGAAAATATATAAGGGTATTTTTACATCACAGTTCCGGCCTTCTTCACTATGAAATTTGCATTCCACCAGATTCCTTTCAGAGTTTTTATAAATGACGATGTCAACCTCATGGTCTATACATTTTCCAGTAAGTTTTTGATTCAGCAAAACTTCGTAGCCGGATAATTTCAGGATCTCTGCTACAAATTGCTCAAATGGAAATCCAGAAGGTCCCAATTCATAAATAGCATTTTTAAGTTTATACTTTGAAGCATATACTGTTTTGGCATTTTTTAGAAGAGCGAATGCCCTGTTATAGATCTCTTTGGTTGAAATTCCTTGATATAACTCATCCCTTATAATGTCTATAATGCTCTGCACAGTAATTTCATCTGCACCGCTATGAAGCAAAGAATTCCTTAGTTTAGAATAAGAGAATTTAACCCGGTCTCCTGAAGACTTTATAATATCCAACTCAGTAGTATCCATACTTATTAAATTATGAGCTGAAGTTAAGTAGCTGTATTAGAATAATATATGATCAATATCATATCTCAGTATTAATACTTAATCAAAGGGTATATCAGCAAATGTAAAGGCTTCAGTGAATTCGTGGGAAATTTCCTGATAGGGTATGCACCAAAAAATTTACCCCGAGACCTTCTCTTTAGTAATTATCTAAATAAAATTGGGGCTTGTTTTTATATTTCAATGAAGAGATTGTTAATACCAAAGAGCTTTCCAGACTATAAAATTTAGCTGCTTACAAAGTCAACGAGATTTTTATTGATTATTTCATCCCAGCCTTTTTCGAAGTTTTCCCTGCTGAAAACTTCAGAATCATCTTTGAGGTTCTGAACATCAATATGACTAAAACTCAATTTTGTTTCTTCTCCTAATGGCTCAAGGTTCCAGCTTACCAGTGAATTTCTATTAGTATATTCGGGATATGACCAGGTATATGATATACAGCGTTTTGGTATAAAATCCATGATCTCACATTGATGTAGATATTTATTACTTCCGGGTTCATAGAAGTAGAATTTATTACCAGTTTCAGGTTTAAACTCATGTACATCAAAATACCAGAGTTTCATTTTTTCCGGATCTGTTAGAGCTTCCCAAACCCTTTGTACGGGCGCAGAAATAGTTCTGTTTATTTCGATCGAGCTATTATTCATTTTGGTTGAATCAGATTATTTATCTAAGATATTTCAAATTTGAATTAAAGGAATAAAAGAAACTTTAAAATTAGTCTTGTTTATATATTTTTCCAATTAATTTATTGGGATACAATGGGTTGGGATAATTTAGTATCTTTAATAGTGAATTATTTTTTAACCTAACCAAAGAAATTATGAGACGACTAGCTATTTTAATTTTAGGTCTGATGTTGACTGCAATAAGTTATGCTCAACAGGAAACTTACCTCACGTTTGAATTTATGAAAGTGGATAATAATCAGGAAGCATTCTATACTGAAACGGAGGCCTTTTGGGAAAAGATCCACGAGCAAAGGGTTGCAAGCGGAGATATCGTAGGCTGGGATCTTTGGCAATTGCTGCCAGGTGGTGAAGACCAGGGATATCAGTATTTAACAGTTACTGTATTTGATAGTCCTATAAAAATGATGAAAGCAGGCGAGGGGATATTGGAAAGTGGAAAAATGGCATATCCCGACCTTAGCGATGAAGAACTTGAAAAAAGATTAAATATGGCTGGAGGGTCAAGGGATCTTGCCGTGCGATTGTTTTTGAAGGTAATAGATTCAACAACCGATAATTTCGAAATGAAACCCGGAATGGTAGCTACGCTTGATCTGATGACTGCCGCCAATGGAAATTCTGATGCCTATGAAAAAGCAGAAAGTGAAGTGTTTAAGAATGGGCACCAAAAAATGATAGATTCAAAAATGAAGGGCAACTGGCAATTATTAAAAGTACTTTTCCCAATTGGAGATCAAACCTATGCCACCCATATTACAGCGAATATGTATTCGGGCTATGATCAGTTTATGAAGGCTATGGATTATGATGGTCAGGAAAGCGCCGATATGACGAAGAAAATGAATGAAGGGCTAAAGACCCGTGAAATGAAATTCTCTTATCTCGCCAATCTATTAAAGATGGTAAGATAGATATAATAATAAGGTGAAAGTTGAATAAAGGTTTTGGAAATTGAAAAGATTTCCGGAGCCTTTATTTTTTTACTGAAGGTATCAAGTCTTTCCAAATAGCTCCCTGACCTTTGGTTTGTTCAATTCGATGATCGTGAATATCCCCAGCAGGATTCCGAGAATACCGGTAAGGCAATTGAGGATCGCGATAACGAGTATAAAGGTATATTTTCTTTGCTGGCCCAAATAAATTCCGGCTAAGATGGTTAAAACCCCCATAATGATCAGGAATGAAAATATAAGAAGGCCTATCCCGGTAAACAGAGCGCCAACCAGCATTTCATCACCCTCATTTTGGCCATTATGAAGTATAAAAGCTCCAATGCATATATAAATCGCAGGAATTAAAGCAATTAGACAGGTGAATATTCCTTTTATTATGAAGAGAATTTTGAAAATTCGGAGATTGTTTTGTTCAGTCTGCATGACTTTGAAAATTTGTTATTATCGGTATATCAGAATTTTAAATTAGTTATTTAATTTATAACAGGACCTCAGTGCACCTGAGAAAGTCTATTTTGGCGTCTGTTCAAATAGATCCATAACTCGATCAAAAGGAAGTGAAGCAAAAAGCCTTCAAGAAATGATATTCCCATGGCTTCCTTTACTGTCGAGTTAAATATTAGAATATTAAACCCTATGAAAAGCCGTATCGAGGCTATAGACAAAGCGATGAAAAAAACACGCCGAACCCAGTAACTATGTTTGATAATTTTTTTCTCTTTAGCCAAACGGTAGGCTATAAAACTGCCAATGATTATATAAATCCCAAAAACCAATGTCACAGCAGTTTCAATATAATTACCGAATGGGTTAAGAATAGCCAGTAAAATAGAAGTGACTGCAAGTAAAATTGCCGCAAGTAGGAAGATCTTTCCAACAAATCGATGAATATTTGGATACAGGTTTCTGAAATAGGGGATAAGCTGATAACTACCCGCTAATAGAAACAGGATTCCCAATACGCTATGAACAAATATCAGATACCAGCTGTTAAGATAATGGAGATGGATTGAATTCTTTGGAAATACTTCAGGAATTTCCTTTACAAGAAAGAGGTCGCTAATTCTCGCAATAGATTCTTCGATTGCGAACAAGACAATCAGAAAACAGATAAACCAGATGCAAAGATCAAAAAACCGCGCCATGATCTAATCAAGGTACGAAAATACTCCTAAGCGCTAATTTTTATTTGCCTTTCTCATTCGTTTTGGACCGTACCATAACCAAAACCCCGTGATAGTGAAGATGAGTAATGCTATTCCCATAACAGAGGTGTATATCAATTTGAATACCCCATTAAAGCCGAAATAATCATCTACAACTGAACCATCGTGAATATTTTCTATGAGGTCTGAATGTCTCTTGCCAATATGTAAAAGTTCTCCGGTTGCTCCATCCAGCTGAATCCCGTAATAATGGTCTTCAAAAATGAACTTGACCATTCCTTTTTCCTTTCTTACGTCGATTCGGTTGATCTCGGCTGAAAGATCAGTGGAAATGGAATCATGCAGTATCCTTACCGCTTCTTGATGAAGATCTTCAAGCGGCATCCATTCTTCAAGCTGTGTGGTTGAGCCTTCATAAGATTCGGGTAATATAAGACCACCGCTATCTTTTTTCCAACCTAATACAATTCCGGAAACCGAAATAAAAAAGAAAAAAACGAATAATAAAGCTCCGGTACTGCGATGAACTTTCCTGAATATTCTTAAGGTCTTAGCCTGTTGCTTTCTTTT containing:
- a CDS encoding restriction endonuclease; amino-acid sequence: MDTTELDIIKSSGDRVKFSYSKLRNSLLHSGADEITVQSIIDIIRDELYQGISTKEIYNRAFALLKNAKTVYASKYKLKNAIYELGPSGFPFEQFVAEILKLSGYEVLLNQKLTGKCIDHEVDIVIYKNSERNLVECKFHSEEGRNCDVKIPLYIFSRYLDIHNSNTKADYSYGPGWVITNTRFSRDAIQYAKCMGLYLISWNYPQDNSLKDRIDRLGLYPITTSTLLSRTEKQFLLDRKIVLGNQLLKKDFLLDHQGISSKRKTKILAEFRMLCKQSKLHEE
- a CDS encoding SRPBCC family protein, whose product is MNNSSIEINRTISAPVQRVWEALTDPEKMKLWYFDVHEFKPETGNKFYFYEPGSNKYLHQCEIMDFIPKRCISYTWSYPEYTNRNSLVSWNLEPLGEETKLSFSHIDVQNLKDDSEVFSRENFEKGWDEIINKNLVDFVSS
- a CDS encoding DUF2306 domain-containing protein, with amino-acid sequence MFAIEESIARISDLFLVKEIPEVFPKNSIHLHYLNSWYLIFVHSVLGILFLLAGSYQLIPYFRNLYPNIHRFVGKIFLLAAILLAVTSILLAILNPFGNYIETAVTLVFGIYIIIGSFIAYRLAKEKKIIKHSYWVRRVFFIALSIASIRLFIGFNILIFNSTVKEAMGISFLEGFLLHFLLIELWIYLNRRQNRLSQVH
- a CDS encoding PepSY domain-containing protein, with product MDSTKRKQQAKTLRIFRKVHRSTGALLFVFFFFISVSGIVLGWKKDSGGLILPESYEGSTTQLEEWMPLEDLHQEAVRILHDSISTDLSAEINRIDVRKEKGMVKFIFEDHYYGIQLDGATGELLHIGKRHSDLIENIHDGSVVDDYFGFNGVFKLIYTSVMGIALLIFTITGFWLWYGPKRMRKANKN